The genomic DNA AAGGGCCAGTGCTGCCTCGGACGCGATGGAAATGTCCGTAAGTTGTCCCTTGCGAGCAGTGCTTCGCGAGTGTGGCTTCCAGAATGCAGTCCTTCCCTCCAGTCGCCTCCGACGAAACTTCAACGGCGCATTTCAGCTCGGCTGCAGCGTGGCCCAGAAGCCGGCGCCAAGGCGCTGAACCGCCCTCAATCGCCCCATCAGATCCCGCGGAGTCCCGAGACATTTGGGCTCCACAGAGGGAACGGGACAGTTTCGGGGACCGACCACTGCGGCCTGGGTCTAGCGGAAATCTGGCGCCCGCCCTGGCGAAGTGGCCGGTCTCGCCTGTGCGCCGCCACCCAGTCTCGCCCGGAGTTCCCCTGAAAAGGATGCGAGGCGTTCCGTAGACAGTCATTTGGTGGGGCATTCGCTGCGACTGCAACAGCAATGCGTTCTCTCCGAAAAACAGGGGAGGCACGAACGGCTTTGTGCGGGGATCCGTGCCGCTTTCGCCTTTGGAACCGCCGGAGTCGGCAGACGCCCGGCCATGCTGCGGCTCTCGTTCAAGGACCCCAGGAGGAGTCTCACAGCCCGCCGTGCCTTGAGGTGACGCGGCCGCGCCTCGGGATTCAGTGTCCTGACCACTTGCGCAAGCAGTGGAGCTCATGAAGGCGTCGACCGGAGCATTGCTGCGCTTGAGCGTGACGGCCTCGTCCGCGAGAGGTGACTCGAAAGACAGCCTTGACGGAAGACATCTTTGCGCTGCAGTCCTAACGAGCCGGCCTTCCTGCGAGCTCGTCCGCGAAGATTCACCTCGGACTGACGCGTCGTACGCGTGGTTCGGATCCACCTGCTGTCTGAGCGGACCTCCCTGGCCGAGCTGCGATTTTGATCTCCGCGGGCTCACTGACGATCCCCGCAGGGTCGGTGGCGGGCCAGCGACGGTGTGGGCTGCGACGCTGACCCTCGCAAACGCTTTCGTAGTCGCatgcgaaggcggcgagaactCCGAAGAGCCACACTCTGGATGCAGCGGAGGCCGAGACGTCATCGCGGGTTCGTCCGTGGCAGCCGAGCGGGCTTCTGGACGTGGGCGGTAGCCGCGACCGATGATGACGCCACCTGCGTCGTGAGCATTGAGGGCGATTCTTCCATCACGACGCGCTTCAGGCCCCTCATTGCCGGTTACTGTCACCCGTCTACAAAGACCTTGCGGGTGCTTCATCGCAGCCACGTCCCTCACCAGCGCCTGGCCGTCATGCCATTCTTGCGGGTCGGTTTGAGTGTCGGATACGGACTGGGACGGCTGCGTAGACGGATCGAGAGGCTGAGGCGTCTGTTCGTAGCTGCCTCCCCTCCTGTACTGTAGTTTGAGGGGCATCTTCTGGTGCCACGTTGGAGGCGACGCCGTCTCACTTGCGGCGAAGGGAGACTGCGCCAGCCCACCATCACTCGTGGACGACGGGATCTGCCGGAGCTGGGGTGGAGACCCCGGACattgtcccttctctcctaGGGGAAGCACGTGCCGCTCTGCGCAGAATTTTGCTTCCCAGCCGTAAGCGGGTGATGGATTGGCCTGAGGCTCGGTCTGCTGCACGCACTGGTGGACGCTGCGCGCAAAGGCCTTGAAGGGCGGATTGCACTGCGGCGCATTCAGTTGCTGTCGCTGATGGAACCGTTCCAGCTGACGCTTTTGGTGTTGAAGCGCGTCCAGCTGCTCTTCCAGGTGTCGCTTCTGCTCGAACAATTCCCACGCTTCCACTGGCTGGGTTGAGCGGCCTTTCGCTTCACAGTCGGTTGCTCGGAAGTGCGCGGGAGGACCAACGTACGAGACGGAGTACTGCAAACCTCCCTTTGTCGGATGGAAGCAGTTTGGGACAGGCGCACCAACCTGCGACGCGCTCACGTTCTCGAAGCCGGTCTGATGCACAGATCGCTGGCCGGTTGGCGGAGAGCCCCCACCGCCAGACGcgtgctgcgtctccgccagTCTGGGTTGGGCCGCGGGAACGCAGCGCAGAAACGTGTGGAAGGCCTGTGAGGTCGGAGCGCTGACACGGCCCCGCGGGCACGAAGCATTCCGTTCTCCTTCTGGGCGAAACGCGATCTGTTGAGGAGTCGGAACGAAGGAGTCCGCTGTTGAGCACACACTGATGCTCGGACGGCCGGCTGCGGTGTGGTGGCTCTCCGCTCCGAGAGAACTTTGCCGGTTGTGGTGATCTCGGGAGACAACTCGTCCCTGAGTTGAAAAGGTGGTGCACGGCTGTCCAGTACAACCCGGCATGCCGCACAGCGAGCAGAGCTCACACTTGGTCGCCCGCATCACCTTGTTCCCTGCCTCGATATCTCCCCGCGAAGGCAGGAGTCCCTGGCTGCTGCGCGAGCACGCGTTTTCACACGCGAACGAGTTCTCGGCAGACGTTCCGCCGGTCGACGCTCGACCTTCCTGTTCCGCAGGCGAGCCGAGGCGCggcgaactgcatgcgagcGGGTCCTCAAACACTCGCGTAAGGTGGGTCGCCAGATGGCAAACGCGCGGATGCCACAGGCGAGCACGCGGCGCCAACTGCAGCAGCTTCTGCTGGACCCAGGAATGGGAAAGGACGCGGTTCAGCGACCATCGCCTGGAGGGATGCGGAGCAGTGAGACCCAGGAAGAGGATCCAAGCATCCGCGGGGCCGCGAAAGACCGAAGGCGGTCGCGAAGCCCGCAGTTGCTGGACGGTGCGAAGGACATACGGAGCAGCAGTGGCTGCGTCGAGTCCCTTCTGCCGACAAATGAAACgccccgagagaaaaagcagaagtGCCATGCCGATGGCGTAGTTGTCAATGCGTTCCGTCAACGGCCCAGTGGAGCTGATGACTTCCGGAGGGTTGATCTCGAGGGTTCTaacgccacacacacacacacaagactcgagaaaaaagaaacatgaaggcgcctctcccgttGTAACGGCTCCGTCGCCGGACACTGCGACAGAGGCGCTCCTCGACGTTGAACGAAGTGCTTCCTCAGTACGTCACACGGTTCTGCTGCAAGTTGTGCCTTAAACCATTCTCAGAAAGTCGGCAGGACATTCCTTGCAGCCGCTCTTCCCTGGCGCGCAgtatctgtctctctcttacTGCGTAGCGTCGACACATCCCCCCTGTGAGACATTCTACGATAAGGCTGTGACTCGAGCCGTCTTCTGAACGcgcccgtcctctctctcggcctgtGTCGTCCCGCTGATTCactctccgcgttttttgtCAATCTGCTCACCCGGGCCACTCCATCGGCGTGAGTTGACACTGTTCAACCCTCTCCGACCAGCCAAAGTCGGCGAGTACCACGCGTTTGTCCTTCCTGCATCTGAGGATGTTTGTCGGTTTCAGGTCTCTGTGCATGACTTTCTTCTCCTGGAGGAACAGCACTGCCTGGACGAGCTGAATAAAGTGGAGGaacgcgtcgtcttcgtccttaCACACTTGTTCGCACCACACAGTTCCTCCGTCGACATATTCCTGTACGATGAGCCAGCCTTCAGATCCCTCGACGACCTCCTCAACGCGGACGACTCCGGGGCACTGGCACGTGGCGAGATTCACAATCTCCTTGGCAAACATGTCGAGCACCCTTGGAAGCGTTTCTTTCGGGAATTTTTGCGGTTGCAGGAGTTTCGCTGCAAAAACCTCGGGCTTCTCAGCGTTGCCGAGCGACAGGAATTCCCCCGCCTTGCCGTGAGCTCCAGGCGAGGTCTGAGccaccgtctctctcgagaaCGCACTGTCATCAGACGAGACTTTGGAAGGGGTTGCTCGCACGACTCTCCACACGTTGGCGTACGTGCCGGACCCGACGGACTCCAGCACGCGGTAGCCTTCGAAGCAACTGTTGGTGGTTCGACGGAGAGGAATGTCATTGGGGAGCGTCTCAGGCAAGCGAAGCCTGAGGTTCCCGCGCCGACACACTCCACTCgatcttcctcctcccctgGTGGAAGGACAGGGGACTgaaggcggcgcggctgccgccgaagccgccgccgcaTTGGACGAGCGCGCAAAAGTGTAACAATTCATCtaggagagaacggcgtgAACATAGAACTCCAGTCTGCCCGTGGGCGCAACGGAGACCTCTGGAAGGCAGCCACACTTTTATTTTGGGTCTCCCGCCAAAACATGCACAAGGGGAGAATAATAGATGTCTTTGAATATCGATGTAAGTTACGGGTTCCCGACTGCGCCTTTGCACGCGTCCCGTACCATGTCGTGTACGTACGCTGGGGGCCGTGACGCCACACCGCTTTCGACGGCTACCAGCAACGCCACGTCTTTAGAGGTCAGGTGCCTAGTCAAAGATCAAGCGCTGCACGCGAGGGTTGTTAGGGAAGCTGTGTAGACATcaaggaaaagcgaaagacaCGGGCTGCACAGCGTATACCGGTTTCCTGGTCGACCGCGCTGCTGGTTTCCTAATTCCATCGAagccgcgacggcgacgcagtcATCTGCGATGATCAACTCGCCGCTGCGCAAGTTCTAGCACGGAAATGTGTATTGGGTgccgaaaagaaacgaaggtCTACGGAGCACACATAACCCTCTGAGGAGGGGCGGTCGCGAAGAGCCCGGACAACGGCGACGGCCTTGTACCGGCCGACAACAGCGCGACGGCAAGCTTTTCTGGTCACTTGGCCAGGTTTTTTTTCGACACAGGCACAAACGCACGACCTACGAGGCTTATCTGAAGAAGTCGGCCGACATGCCTGAAGCAGGAAGAGTGAGAAAATGAGGGCCAGGCATCAGATAGACACGCAGCTTAAAACGGTTCGCCGTCCACGACGCGGCTGGCCAGTGCCAGGAAAATCCCGTCAAGCACTCGTACTTTGACGGCGAATTGGGCCTTGCTGGATAAAATCTGAAGCACCGTTATCACTTGCCGTCGCTTCCACCGACTCACGGAAGGTGACAGGTAGTCGACAGTGTGTCGGCCGATCGCTAACACCACACAACAGTCGGGGACTGCTACCTGCCGCCGGCTTCACGCGCGCCTCGAAGATCTCAGTGAGCTAGCGGCATTTGAGTCAGCAtcaaagggaaaacgcgacagtTCTCGCATTTGCTGTCGCTCTGGCAACTAAAAACTTCCGCTGGAGATAGCGTCTCTTGTTAATTTGAACGCAGCAGCCAGCCGGGTCACATGGGTGGACGGCTAGTAGCGCGGTCTCACATATGTCTAGCAGACTGACTCAAGAACCAGCTGCTTTGCCTGTCGCGCGTCTTTTCGCGGCAGTTGCCtacacgagagagagactgggcACCACGCTGACGCGCTTGGAGGTCCGCTTTCACGCGGAGCGTTGAGTAATAAATGGCGCACAATGTCGCGGGAGTccggaagaaaagcgcgTATTCGGTACAGGGCCGCCAGCAACAGTTCCGGGAAAGTCCCCGGGAAAATGTGTACCGGTGGTTATTAAAGGGACGCCGAAAGGTCCGATGGGCCGCACTTTCACGGCCAAGACACGTGCAGCAGCCCCAGAGCAGTCCTGGAAGCAGCCGGTCAGTAACCGTTGGCCGTTGCAGCGGCGTCTAAAATCCACTTTTAAAGAGCTTCACTGTAGATCCGCACAGCGCAAAAACAGTTCCCGTCACTTTGTGGCTCATTCATGCTGGGGAATGCGGCGGCACCGACACACGCTGGGCGGGGAGCCTCACACACACTCTCCACGCCGAGGCAACCCCAGACTCTCTCACGGCAAGCGACAGCGCGTAAAATCCGCGCGCTAGGCCGCGCCGCCAGGAGGAAGGCAAACCCTGCAAAAGTAGCCAATCGGCGGTTCTGGTCCGAAAACAGCCGGGAGACTCGGCCAGACGGCGACCCTGTAGAGCGATGATGACTCCGGCCCAGTGCACTTGAGTACTCGTCGGCGACAGAACCACACGGCGGGTTTGctggcgtctctgtgtgGTCACCGAAAAATCTGCGCAAGACACCGGTGAATTCGAGGTACTGCGCACACGCGCGCCAGAGAGGAGTCGCGCGGAACAACTTGTGAAGAGCATTCGCACTCATGAACGGCGAGCGTCCACCGGCAGGCAGTCAAGTGACTCTCAGCGAGGGTACGCACTCCGTGCTGCTGCGAAAGAGCCGGAACCCCCCGGTGTACCTTTCGCGGTCCTGCTCGACCAAACTTGATGGTGTGGCGACGATCTGTTTTGTGGGTAAAGTCAGATTGGAGGTTCTGTGCTTGCTCCCGCATGAACTCCACCCCAGCCCCAACAAAAGAAACCGTATGGTGCCTGGGGCGCATGAGATCCTGACGTAAATGCCGCAAATGCATCCGTCGTTTGGAGCTTGTGCTCCGGCGCTGTGTGCTCAAACGAGTAAACTCTTCAGTCCCCTCGGAGTTGTCAGCTGGCTGGCGGGGTGTCTACGGCCCATGGTCCCAAATATCCCAGTTTTGAGTGAGCGCCTTGCTGCTCCGGCGTACTGGAGCTGTGCCGCCAATGAACAGCAGGCTGCGTGAAGGCAACGACGAACAGCAAGATTCTCCTGCACACACTTCTTGCCTGTGCAGTTTTCCCGTGTGTCCACGGAAGGTTGTGTGATACCCTATTTCATACTGCTGGGACCTCTCCACTCGGGTGAAGCGGTTTGCCTGAAGGGAGCAGTCGGAAAGCAGTCAACGCGGAGCTGTGTAATTCCTTAGTTGATGCGATGCGCCATGTGCACAATCGACGCCAGAGGGAGTCTGAAGACAACAGTCACTGGAGCCCCTTTGCCCATTTCTTTCAGGCTATATGTAGAAGCCGTGTATGGTTCCACACATTTGAACGACGAAgaccagagagcgagagctgGACGGTTCACAGGTCTTGCGACGGCAACTCTCTTTGAACTTGGCATATACGCTAGACTTTTTCACGCCATGGAACACGCAACCACATCGTCAGCCGGGTTCTTCGGCTGATTCTACGAACGGCAAGTGGGCCACACCTGACACACGCAGGAGGGTGAAGCATGGGGAACGGCGGTTAAGATACGGAGTGACAGCATCGGGTGTCCGTGTTTCCAGATTTGTTCTCTTGATGACTAATTAGCCTGTCCTGATGGGTTCCACAAAtgcgggaaagaaacgctgCTTCTGAAACCTCTGATTTGTTGAGCTGCGGTGACTCTCGATGCTAGTCAACGGTGAGCCGGGAAGCGAATGATCACATGCAGTGCATTCCGTTAGACGCGGTGTGCTTTCCAGTGACGTTTGCAGAAAAAAGCTTAACGGCCTCGCTCATGTCCGGCAACAACAGCAACAGAGAAATCAGCGTGCAGTTGTCACCGTCCATTCCAAAAGTTTGTACCCCGCGGGACGGGGTGATGATAGAGCTATCTACACAGCGGAAGTTGAAATTAGGTATCGTTCACCTTCGTGTGTCGCTCTCGTTTGCTCTCCACAGTCTTTTTCCGAGGAAGAGACCAAAGTCGAGGAGCGCTCTGCCGAAGGTTCGTCGCGTGTCGGCACTTCTCCGGAGGGCCCCTCCATATCACGAATGAGCAGCAGATCAATGGTATACAATAACACTCGCTCCTCTGGTTTGAGAAGAGAACCGGGAAGTACGATTCGTTGGGTGATCAGACTCTGCGTGGCACGGTAGACTTCTTCTTGCACCGTCGACGACCGACAGTCCGACACGTCCGTCTTTTCGTGGTTCATGTCCAGCAGACCCACGATAATTTGAGCGCATCTCAGGAACGGATCGACAGCCTGAGATTGCAGCCGCAAGCTCCGTGCTCGCTTATCCATCCACATAGTCCAGAGCACCAACGCACTCATCAAACACTGGCGCCGAGCCGGGCGGTCCAGGCGCCATCCTTCCTGCCTGGCTGCTGAAGCCACTCCGTCGGCGATCTGGAACAACAGCGGAGCATCCAGTTCCgagatctctctctctctgcgggaTATTGCCAGACTTGTTCGTGAGGCGTACGACCAGAAGGTTGTGGCGAAGAGGGCGAGTGACAAATTCCGCGCGGTTCCATTCCACTGGACCCGGTCATCGCCTTCCGCGGGTGTCCGGTGCATGAACTCCTGCGTGGAAGGAGGGCTCTGACAGTTTGGTTCGTCTCCTACGTGCTCCGAATCATGGCGCTTCTCTATAGACTGGCGAAACCCCAGCGAACGCCCAGCAGCATCGTCCGACGGCCCTTGCCTTGATTTCGACATTGGCTGCGCGGCTGGGTCACTTTGTAGCTCTCTACGATTCAGCGCTGCGCCGACGCTGTTCGAAACGCCTTCGCTGTGTCGACCTGTATCCATCGAAGAAGGATCAGTTCCGCTCTCGCTGCACATCCCGGCAATCAACTCCAGGAGTCCAAGGAATCCGGATGTCTGACAAACCGGGCTTTCCAGTTTTACCAGACTGTGGGCCAAGCAACACAGCAGTCCGACTGGCGCCGGCTCCTCGTCTGTTAGACGAacgtcgttttcttcccgaaCGGAGGCTCTCCAACTGGATGAATGCCTCGCTTTCTGACAACGCACAAAGTGTTGTAGACGTTCGCTGATAGCGTCCGACGAGCTGCAAAGACACAATTGCAAAATCCGTGGTGACAGCACCTGGACGAACACAATAAGGATCTCAGAACAGCTTGTCCTGGCACCTGATCCCGTCGGCAGTGTATCTGAGGCGATTCCAGAGAAAGTCCTGTAGGGCGATAAAACGTGCGGTGTTTGCCGTGGCGCACACCCCAGTCAGGCCTGACGCGGGGCTGCCACAAAACATATGGGCATGTGTACCCACAACAAAGGTTTCGATTTGAAGGGACCTCCAACAGCACGTGGGGTCCGTAAATTGCAGGAAACACACAAAGCGCTATTTATCGCCGCTTTGTTGTGTAGGGAAAGTCTCCGCGCACCTGTGTGCCCCAGCGAATCGGCTTCACGGCACTCGTGGACACCCAAAAGGCACCAAacccgcgaaaaagaagacgcagcttaccgtggagacagctggaAGCGGAGCCGACTGAATGCATTCAGAGTCAGGGTGAGCTCGTGAATGGTgaaacgcgagagcctccCTGGCTGTCCAAGGTCCGCATCTGCCCTATCCcccgtacacacacacacacgcaaatGCCGAGGCCAACCTCATCGCATTGTGGGATGTGCAAAGGTTCTGTCGATCCCGCTCTGCGTCAGGCGCTTGTCTCTGTTGCCGACGGGGACCCGCTAGGCGAAGCTGTCTGCCGCCGCGCATGGGACATGCGGCATCCAGGGGTTCGCCTTTCACAAGGGGGGGGAACGTGGGCATTGTAGAGAGCGACGGACAGGTTGGCAGCGAGTGCTAACACAAGGGTGAAGTCCGGAGACTGAAACCTCGTCTAGGCACGCACAAAGCGACGACGACAGGACCCAAGAAGCGGAGGACTTACGCACGAAGAGTGCCGAGGTGTATAAGTTCCATCCTGCTCATGGCGTTCAGGATCATCGCCATGTCCCGGGGTTGCATTACAGACCATGAACCGCCAGAGGATTCAGCGTCCGTTGTGGCTGAGCCCGCTGGCCTGTgtggcgtttctctccctgcgagGTGGTCACACAGCTCTGAGAGCAGACGCGTCGCCATCGCTGACACGTCCGCGGATATCCACGAGCTTTGACTGCACGACGATCCACGCCTTCCCCCGCGATACGAGAAACCGCCAGCTGACGAACGCAGACGGTCCTCAGGATTCCCTGGCACGTGGGAGCCGGTTTCGTGCTCCGCCTGCTCGAGTTGCCGCACGCTGCGAGCCGAAGGGACTTGCCCGTGAGACCCAGCAACCGAACGCGCCTCTGTCGACGATGCATATTCCAGTCGACCGCTGGCGCTAGACGTCTGTCGCGCACCTTCCTTCCACCTTAATCCCCCAAGTCGTTCTTCATCGCGTGTGGACGAAAGACAAGACTCATCCGCGCCGGGGGCCTTGAACTCCAGGGACGACGCGTCCAGAAATGCGGGTAGCGCATGCCAAAACAGCGCCACGTACTTTGGGTCACAGGTGAACAAGAGCCGTTCGCCCGCCGCGAATACGGCTGAAatcagacagagaggcggcaaaCGCTGAAGACGGCTGCACGCATTCATGAGATCAAttatctgtctctctgccaaGCTTTTCTCAACTGCGCCGACAGCCCCGCACACGGCGTCGAAGACCGCGCTTGCGAGAGGCTCCTGAGGCATGCGGGAGAGGATATCCAGCAGCCGGCAGATGGACCTTCCGTCCGACTGAAGACTTGCGGGGCCCTCCTCGTGTAGCCGACAaagcactgcatgcgcgagttCGCGAACAGGTCCAGAGGAAGGCCAGGCGGGAAAGGCGCCGGAAGTCTTCCAGCAAACAGTTTCGAGTGTTGCCAGCAGCATGACCGTGTCCACTGGCGTCAAGAAGGGAATCATCGCGCGTAAACGGGGGACGCACGCCGAAAACAGTGAATGGTGCCTGGCGCTCACTTTGCTAAATTCGCACAACGCAAGCACCAGGCTGGGGCCATCAAATTCGTCCAGCGTGTCCAGCATCCTGTCCTGGAGGAGGTCGAAGGTGTGGTGAATCTGCGCACGCGAGGCATGGCGGGCGCAGGCATTTGCGATTCGAGCAATGAATCGGGGCTTAAACGCCTCGGGGTGTCGGGACAGGCAGCTGGCTATGGCGGGGCAAAGACTTTCAAGGTACTCCGCATccagaggcgaaggcagtTCCTTCGCAGACAAAGCAAGGTAAGTCAAGGTCCGTGCGGTGAAACGGCGTTCCTCCAGTTTTGTGCGTCTCTGGAGCACTTGCAGAGATTTTGGATCGATCAGTCTCAGCGACGCAAAAGCGCCAACCATATCGGCAAAGGCATACAACGGACACTTCTCGATGAGAGTCTCGACAATCTCCGCATCGCAGGCTCGTCGCCACCGTTGAGCTTCAACTTCGCCGCCACGGTAGCCGCCCGCCACGTGCAGGGATTCCCCTTCGTTCGTCCTCTTGAGTTCCACGTGGGGTGTCCGTGTCCTTCCAACGCAAACATCCAGCAGGCGTCGCGCATCTTTGGCCATTCCCACTGCCGCCAGGCAAGCAAGCGTTCGGCCGACGGAGTTCcgccaagagagacgcgcgcgcgggtcGAAAGGGACTTGCGCTATCCGCTTTAGGGCACAGGTGGCAGCGACCGAAAAGGCGTGTTCAACCTGGTCGGGGACAGGTTCTCTTTCCGTGTTTGCTGCAAGACTCCGTCGAGGCCTGGCAAACTGAACCCCGGCAGATGAGAACGTGAGCGGCGACGCGTGGCGCTcagacggagacagtccTCGACGCTCCGGAGGTCCACGCTCCGGCGCCTGTCCTGAGGTGTGCCCGGCGCGAACGAAGGAGCGGCATTCCGGAGCACTCGCCAGTCTGTGCTcggcgacgagagacacaATGAAGTTCCTGAGTCGCGCAGCTCTCTGGGCGGTCCACCTCACCTGCGCGCACAGAAACACAAACATCTGAAAAATGTCGTGGAAAACGCCGTGAGAGCGCCCCTGACAAAGGCCGCGCGTGAGAACCCTCTCGAGGGTTTGAGTGCTCTGGCACGACAGAGCAGCCCGAGCCTggcgcgcgccgctccgCCGCACTTTTTCTGGGGGATCGGAGAACGACGGCTTCAACGGTGCTGAAGAAAACAAACGGGGAGCGGAGAAAGACGGCTTCAACGGGCTCGACGTCGTATTCAAGAGCAACAACTCCATGCCCAGCATGCACCCGCCACCGGCGAGTGACTTCCACAGGCGCAAGCTGTGAACGGCAACAGAAGACAGGCGCTCACCGGCTGTGCTTGTAGAAGAGGCTCCATGGCGGTGTTCACCTGGAGGAGCTCTGCGAGGCTGTGAAGCGCCAGCGCATCGGCCAGAAAGCACAGGATCGACGCTCGCTTCAGTCGGGACAGAAACACGCGCGCGGGCCGCATACAAAGTAGGGCATAAAGGAGGACTGGAGCCTGTTGCCTACTCAGCCCTTCGCtgcgagaaacgaaaagatGCGCCTGTGGCCAGTACGCAGCTGAGCGGACCCGCACGCGGAACGATGAACCAGCCTACAGAACGAAAGTCCGCCATGCCGCTGCCTTGACGTGATTCGAACGCGAGACTGTGAGGCACAGGCGCGTAGCCGCTGGATCGCGCGTCGTCATGTCTAGAACGGGACAGAGCTGCCTGCAGCCACGGTAAAACGCGAACGGTCGAGCGTCACACGCCTGTTGTCCAGCTTTCCCAGAATTGATGGGTGCTTCAGTTCGCCGGTACTAGCGGGGCGCTTTCATGCAATGTCCTCTCAACGGGACTTTGTTCCAAACCTACGAAATCGACACGtgttgcatgcagccgaaACTCCCGGTTGACAAGACAGCACACCGTCCGCAGACAGACTTTGGCGCCCCGTAAAAACACGGCGGGGGAGGTGTTGTGTAACCGGGACATTCCGGCACGATTTTATGGTACAAAATATCCCTCCTGTACCTCGGAAGTGAAAGAACCTGTCAACCGCTCGGTGGAAACGTTGCGCTAAAGCTGTGAACAGCGGAAAAACGCTGCCTGCTGGTATGCCAGCAGAGCCCGTCGCGTGTAGATCTCTCCGCTCGGGAGAGCACCCCTCAAATCCAACCCACTCGACAGCCCGCGCATGCGCTGGGGCCGTCGACTGAGAGATACGGTTCGCGGTAGGCAGTTAGTGTGGCtaggaaagagaaaacaagcTGCACAACCCTAGGTTTTTCTGCAGGATTTTGGGGTAGCGAGACTCTGTGTCCAAGCCGGTGCTGTGGAACGCTTAGGACTCAGAGCAGCAAAGCGAGGTTCACACTGCATTCGAGCTACAGCATCCCGCCCCTCCACAACAGAGCCCTCACTCTCCACCAGATGTGTGTTCACGCGTTTCCACTTTACCGTACCAAGAGCGGAAGTTTCCCAAAAAGCCAACTGGAAGGTTTTCACAGCTCGACTGTACACACAAAAGAAGGTCTGGGAATCCAAGTAGTCAGATGCAAGTCTCTACCCCGTTCTCTGGCCTTCTTGAGCATGACCTTTTTTTTCACGGTATGTGTGTGAGGCTCCCCTGGCGACCGACGCCTGCTGAGCCGGTGCGCTCGGCCGCTCTTTTTCCGTTACACATCTCCCCTTAGTTCCTCCCCCGGAGTGTCCGCAAAAATATATTTAATTATTCCACACCTGATACTTTGATTGGTGCAAAATACGCGTGCGGCGGGCGGGCGACTGGCTGTGTACCCTTCAAGGC from Neospora caninum Liverpool complete genome, chromosome VIII includes the following:
- a CDS encoding putative protein kinase, which gives rise to MNCYTFARSSNAAAASAAAAPPSVPCPSTRGGGRSSGVCRRGNLRLRLPETLPNDIPLRRTTNSCFEGYRVLESVGSGTYANVWRVVRATPSKVSSDDSAFSRETVAQTSPGAHGKAGEFLSLGNAEKPEVFAAKLLQPQKFPKETLPRVLDMFAKEIVNLATCQCPGVVRVEEVVEGSEGWLIVQEYVDGGTVWCEQVCKDEDDAFLHFIQLVQAVLFLQEKKVMHRDLKPTNILRCRKDKRVVLADFGWSERVEQCQLTPMEWPGTLEINPPEVISSTGPLTERIDNYAIGMALLLFLSGRFICRQKGLDAATAAPYVLRTVQQLRASRPPSVFRGPADAWILFLGLTAPHPSRRWSLNRVLSHSWVQQKLLQLAPRARLWHPRVCHLATHLTRVFEDPLACSSPRLGSPAEQEGRASTGGTSAENSFACENACSRSSQGLLPSRGDIEAGNKVMRATKCELCSLCGMPGCTGQPCTTFSTQGRVVSRDHHNRQSSLGAESHHTAAGRPSISVCSTADSFVPTPQQIAFRPEGERNASCPRGRVSAPTSQAFHTFLRCVPAAQPRLAETQHASGGGGSPPTGQRSVHQTGFENVSASQVGAPVPNCFHPTKGGLQYSVSYVGPPAHFRATDCEAKGRSTQPVEAWELFEQKRHLEEQLDALQHQKRQLERFHQRQQLNAPQCNPPFKAFARSVHQCVQQTEPQANPSPAYGWEAKFCAERHVLPLGEKGQCPGSPPQLRQIPSSTSDGGLAQSPFAASETASPPTWHQKMPLKLQYRRGGSYEQTPQPLDPSTQPSQSVSDTQTDPQEWHDGQALVRDVAAMKHPQGLCRRVTVTGNEGPEARRDGRIALNAHDAGGVIIGRGYRPRPEARSAATDEPAMTSRPPLHPECGSSEFSPPSHATTKAFARVSVAAHTVAGPPPTLRGSSVSPRRSKSQLGQGGPLRQQVDPNHAYDASVRGESSRTSSQEGRLVRTAAQRCLPSRLSFESPLADEAVTLKRSNAPVDAFMSSTACASGQDTESRGAAASPQGTAGCETPPGVLEREPQHGRASADSGGSKGESGTDPRTKPFVPPLFFGENALLLQSQRMPHQMTVYGTPRILFRGTPGETGWRRTGETGHFARAGARFPLDPGRSGRSPKLSRSLCGAQMSRDSAGSDGAIEGGSAPWRRLLGHAAAELKCAVEVSSEATGGKDCILEATLAKHCSQGTTYGHFHRVRGSTGPSVEHENDGESAGVRPDSFTAGTPRGTCTGEMRRALGEAETGKALSPEVPGGYMRAGGDYRGGEVGVDAEAVARPDPLQRLRGSEHELRNGSAGAERKDEGIPPREHSGSCEATSRGGSEPDVAQAVATINRDSQGTMAIAGTLTFGGSSLRNRRSGSGDNPSPTGVQNGSEAAQRKVPGYGETTTTSVLRLVHRPSLPVYTEGLHPDGWSPQGSRCAGLLSCEGDNGGNKTSGQDEPWIACLMRNYRWPVQRDMPPATAAETPEGFSQGRLPKGLAENPRDLNAGWISEQSSGGSGRAGLLDGCPGCPNQMLPAHVVRREVQGGDAPEPGIVKRNLQSFRNQMFQGLERRVACETQDAQEIHEQEVGESEEADTEPFLQRFVSHLLELGRDPHAVGTQSGVNPRSADRPDLARGSLASFEGREDMLVDYGGIGGAAAVKAQEIFEGDDAGPGLRGHSHDDFILSMKPSSPGGTCLRTTPTGAQELAQLIESGTASAKRCTFEGGLLGIPSCAGATTTATTTGPGVGTLPATSPGAGEEGLDSGWGFQGVEGEEELTEFRTDSPVCIPIQ